The genome window GGCTCTCGAGCGTGACGGGCCCGAGGTGTCGCGGGACCGGATGCAGCACGGCCAGCTGGGCGGTTTCGGCCACTGAGCGGACCTGGACCAGCTGATGGGCGCGCCGGCCGAGCAGGCGGTTGAAGAAGACGGCGAATGCCGCGATCGCCGCGAGGGTGGCCAGCTCGGAGTAGGCGGTCGCATCCCGCAGCGAATCGAAGTCCACCATCAGGCCGACGAAGACGGCGCACGCGCCCACTCCGATGAGCACGGTCCCCCACAGGGGCAGCAGCGCGGCGGCGGAAACCATGGCCGTGGCGAGGAAGGCGTCCGGCCTGACATCGCGGGGTGTGAACAGGCCGACGAACAGGCCGATGAACAGCAGCAGAGCAGGCAGCACGGCCAGCAACCTGCCTCGCACACCACCGCTGTGCGTGACTCCGCGTTCCTCAGGAGACCTCGCCACCGTGCCGCTCCCCAAGGTCACACAGGTCGAGCGGCAGCCTAAGGTACGGATGCCCGGCCACCGATTTGGGTAATTTTATCGCCGTTCGCCCGTAGCCGGTGAGCAACCCGGTTGGGGGGTGACGCGCCGGTGTCACCAGCTCACCATGCCGTCGGCGACAAGATCGAATGGAGAAGGTACGCAGAAGGTCACCGGGGTTCGTTCCTGCTCGGTGATGATCAGGCGGAACATGGTGAAGCCGTACATCGCGCCCGCGGCGACGCCGAGTTGCACAGGTGCAATCTCTGCACGCCTGGGACTCACGTCCGGTGCCCGGCCGCCCGCACACGCACGACGTCCTCCCGCACCGCGCCCCTTGCCGCGCCGCATGGGTCTCCGGGGGGCCAGTACGTGAAGCGGATCGGCCGCCCCGCCGACGCTCCCCGGACGGTGGCCGGGTAGGAAGGAGGCATGGACAACGTCATAGACCTGCGGAGCGACACCGTCACCCGCCCCACCGATCCGATGCGTGCCGCCATGGCGCGGGCCGAGGTGGGGGACGACGTGTTCGGTGACGATCCGGCCGTGAATGCCTTGCAGGAACGGGTGGCGGAGTTGCTCGGTTTCCCCGCCGCGCTCTTCGTCTCGTCAGGCACCCAGAGCAATCTGTGCGCACTGCTCAGTCACTGCGGGCGTGGTGACGAGTACATCGCAGGGTGGAACGCGCACGTCTACTCCCATGAGGGCGGCGGGGCGGCGGCGCTCGGCGGGATTCAGCCGCAGCCGTTGCCGCACCAGGAGGACGGGACACTCGACCTCACGCACATCGAGGCGGCGGTCAAGCCGGACGATCCGCATTTCGCGCGGACCCGGCTGCTGTGTCTGGAGAACACGTTCGGAGGCATGGCGATCCCTCCGGAGTATCTGGAGTCGGCCACGGCCGTGGCCCGCAAGCACAGACTGGCGACGCACCTGGACGGGGCCAGGCTGTTCAACGCCGCGGTGGCCGGCGGCGGCGATCCCTACGCGGGAGCGCGAAAGATCGCGGAGCATTTCGACAGCGTGTCGGTGTGTTTCAGCAAAGGCTTGGGGGCACCGGTGGGCTCGGTGTTGCTCGGCTCCCGGGAACTCGTCAGTGAGGCCCGGCGGTGGAGGAAGGTTCTGGGCGGAGGCATGCGGCAGGCGGGGGTACTGGCGGCGGCCGCGTCGTACGCGCTGGACCACCACGTCGAGCGGTTGGCCGAGGACCACGCCAACGCCGCGCTGTTCGCCGAAGCTCTCGACGGCGTACCGGGAATCGAGGTCGGCGCGGCACGCACCAACATGGTGTTCGCACGGGCCGTCGCGGGTGTCACCCCGCAGGATCTGGTGGAGCGGCTGGCCGCCAGGGGTGTGCTCTGCACGGGCGGACCGCAGTTCCGGTTCGTGTTCCACCTCGACGTCTCGCGGGAGGATGCGGAGCGCGCGGCGATCGTGGTGCGCGAGACCCTGGCCGACAGCACCGTCTGACGGGCAGCCAGGCACGCACCCGCGTTGCCGCGGGACTTCCGCCCAGGTCTCCGGGATGTCGGACCCTCGCCCAGCGACATGGTCGTTGCGCGCGGTCCGGCTCGCGCTGCCATCGGCGAGCGTTGTGAAGGTCGCCCCATTCAGATGACTCGCTGCTGAATGCGTTCGCTTTCTTCTATTGGACCCCTGGCCGCTGCTCCACGACGCTGGGTTGTGCCGCGTTGCCGCGGGCCCCTGCCGCAGGTGTCGGCCAGCATCAGTTCCCCGTAGCCGAAAGAGGTCTCGAGCACATGCACACTCGCCGCATCGGTGACGTCGAGGTCAGCGCGATCGGACTGGGCGGCATGCCCATGTCGATCGAGGGCCGCCCCGAGGAGGCACGCTCCCTCGCTACCATTCACGCCGCGCTCGACGCCGGCGTGACGCTGATCGACACCGCCGACGCCTATCATCGGGACGCCGGTGAAGTCGGTCACAACGAAACCCTGATCGCCAAGGCTCTCGCCTCCCACGCGCTGGGCGGGGATGTCCTCGTCGCCACGAAGGGGGGCCACCTGCGTCCCGGGGACGGCAGTTGGACGCAGGACGGCTCCCCCAAGCACATCAAGGAGGCCTGTGAAGCCTCCCTTCGCCGCCTTGGCGTGGAGGCCATCGGGCTCTACCAGTTCCACCGTCCCGATCCCAAGGTCCCCTACGCCGAATCGGTCGGTGCGGTGCGGGAACTCCTCGACGAGGGCAAGATCCGCATGGCCGGTATCTCCAACGCCGACCCGGACCAGATCCGGCAGGCGGACGAGATCCTGGGCGGCCGCCTGGTCTCCGTCCAGAACCAGTTCTCACCAGCCTTCCGTTCCAGCGAGCCGGAACTTCAGCTGTGTGACGAGCTCGGCATCGCGTTCCTGCCGTGGAGCCCCCTGGGCGGCATCTCCCGTGCGCGCGAACTGGGCTCTGCCTACGCACCGTTCGCGCGCGTAGCCGAGGCTCACGACGTGAGCCCGCAGCAGGTCTGCCTGGCTTGGATGCTCGCGAAGTCGCCGATCGTCGTTCCGATCCCCGGCGCCAGCCGGCCGGAGACCATCCGTGACTCGGCGGCCGCTGCCGAGCTGAAGCTGACAGACGAGGAAATCGCCGAGCTGGACGCCGTGTGACACGTGCCGGGCCCTTGACGCCGGCTCGGCCACCGAGCCGGCGTCAACCGGGGATCGCCCAACCGGTGGCAGCGGTTGCCCGTCGGTCCTTGACCGGCTTCCTCAAGGACGGGGATGCCACGGCGTGCGTGTCCCAACTCGTCCTCGAAGGCGCTCTGGCCTGCTGAATGAAGCTTGGCCCACCACCACGAGGACAGCGACGGGCCGAGCTCGCGTCCACGGTGCCACATGCCCGGTACTCGCGCGGTCTTTTCAGAAGGCGGACGTGTAACGCGCTGATTGGGCCCCATCCGCGAGGCGGCATCCCGAGCGGGCCCGGTGAACGCGAAGGCTTCGGTGCCGGTGCCCGCCCGAGCGGGTCAGTGCAGGCCCAGCTTGGACAGGGCAGTGCTCCAGTCGCCGGCGATGGCCTGTCGGTGGCAAGGAGCTGATGGCCGGTCAACCAGGTATTCGCCCACCTGGTTAGACTCACCCCGATGATTCAAAAGGCGGGCCGGTCATAGCCGATCGGCCTGTTAGGGGAGGGGACGCAATGGCCGGAGTGGTCAGCAGACGCGGATTGCTGGGCGGGGCCGCGCTCGTGGGAGTCGGGGCGCTGGCGGGTGTGGTACAGGGCGCCGGTACGGCTGTGGCCGAGGCACCACTGGACACTCCGTTCACGCCGGTGTCGGCGCCGCATCTACTGCAGGCCGAGCAGATGGTGCAGTACCAGCGTCTGCTGGCGGCCGGTCACCTGCCGGACGGTCTGGTCGGTCACTGGCCGCTGGACGGCACGGCAGCCGACCGGTCGGGCTACGAACACCCCGTCACCCTCGGTTCGGGCGCGACGTGGACGACGCTGCGGGCCGGCGGCGAGCTGAGTCTGGACGGCACGTCGGGTGCGTACGCGGCCACGGGCTCGGTCCTCGACACGACGGCACCGTTCACCGTCTCGGCGTGGGTGCGTCTGTCGGACGCGGCCAGTCTCTCCACCATGTACACCGCGGTGAGCCAGGACGGCTCGATGGTGAGCCGTTTCCTCCTCCAGTACGACGACGCAGCCGGCACATGGGCATTCAAAGTGCGCAGCGCGGACCAGAGCACGAAGGTCTCCGCGCTGGCGGCCAACCCCGCCACACTGGGCCTCTGGACACACTTGGCCGGTGTCTGGGACGGCGCGCAGATCCACCTCTACGTCAACGGCACGCTGGAGGGCAGCGCGGACTCGACCCTGTCCTGGGCCGCGACGGAAGGCTTCAACATCGGGCGCGCCAAGTGGAACAGCGCCCCGGCGAACCGCTTCAACGGCGCCATCGACGACGTTCGCGCCTACGGCCGCGCACTGACCGCCGACGAGGTCGCCGTCATCAGCGGCCGGACGGCCCGCGCCAACAACGTTTACTTGATCGGCTCCCCGTCGTCCGTGACATGGGGCACTCCCGACGACCCGACGACGTGGATCGCCCACGCCCGCTGCTCGTCCTTCCTCACGCGGGTGCTGAAGCACACCTACGGCTGGGCGACCGACGACTACTTCACGCAGTATTTCCAGGACACCATCCCGGAGGCCGCGGACTACCGCAAAGCCTTCGCCGACGGCACGGCCGGGCCCCACTTCCGGCGCATCCGCAAGGTGACCGACCTGCGGCCCGGCGACCTGATCGCGATCGACTACAACGGTCAGGTCGCGGACAACACCGGCCACATCGTGATGGTCCGCGAGGTGAAGGGCACCTTCACCGGCACCGCCGACTTCACCGGGGAGACTCAGTACGCCGTCGAGATCATCGACTGCACCTCCGACCCGCACGGCGTGTACGGCCTGTCCAACTACCCGGCGTACCCCGACAGCCGCATGGTCAGCAATGTCACCGGCGAGAACTTCCAGGGCGTAGGCATCGGTCACATGATGTTCTACGCCTCCGACGCCACTGGGGAGTTCTCGCGCTATCGGTGGAGCGTCAACACCAGCAAGACCACGGCGGAGAACCTGACGGTCACCGACCGGCCGATCGCCGCGGCACGGGTGGTGTGACCTTCGGCGCATCGCTGTCCCGGTACGTCGATCGGCCCGTCAGAAGCGTGGCAGGACCACCCCTGTCGCCGTACACCTTGAGGCCGTAGGCGTCCGCCGCGACTGGGATGCGTGCGACGGCCGAGGGTGGGCGTGGACGGTGCGGGCGTCGCGGAAGGCACCCTCTCGCCCGGCCACACGCCGAGGGCACCACCCGGGGCGTTCCGACAGACGGAAGCCGGTCAGCGCAGTACTGCCGCCAGCAGGTCGGCGCCCAGCGCCGTCACATCGGGCAGCTTGAGGGTGTAACGGACGTAACGACCGTGCCGCCGAGCCGTGAGCAGGCCCGCGCGGCGCAGGACGGCGAGGTGGCGGGACACCTCCGGGGGTGAGAGTTCCCAGAAGTGGGCCAGCTCGCCGGTGGTGTGCGGGCCGCGGGCCAGTGTGCGCAGCAGCCGCAGCCGTACCGGATGCGCGAGCGCCTCCAGCCGGAGGGTGACCGTCTCCAGAGAGACCGGCTCCGACGGACTCGGCTCGGCGACGGGGTACTGCACCACCGGATGCCACCCGGGCGCGTGGACCGCCACCAGGTGCGGGCGGCCGAAGACGCTGGGGATGAAGGTGACCCCGGCGCCACGGGCGGCGGTCGCCTTGTCCTGCACCTTGTCCACGACGATGCAGTCGCCGCCCGGTGCCAGGGTGACCGCGCCGGAGACCGACGCGAGTGCCGCCCCGATGCGGGGTGTGGCGCACCCGCGCCCGCACCGCGGCCGGGTCCGCGAGCAGCCGTTCCGCGAAGGCCGGCCGAGAAGTGCCGGGCGCGCCCCGCGCCGGGCCAGTTCGTAAGCCAGTGCCGCTCCCAGCCCGCGCGCGGCTCCGGTGATCACGACCGTCCGGTCCTGAAGCGGGCTGCCCGTCACCTGCTGTCCCTTCATGGGTGGTCCCGGCTCGCGCCTGGCTCACCGAACCCTCCCGACGACGGAGCCTGCTGGCTCTGAGCCCCGCCCGGAGAGCTCTTCCCGGCTGAGGCCAGGGGACGTACCGGTGTCCTTCCGGGCGGTTCGAGCCAACGGGTGCGGATGTGCACACCGTCGACCGGTCGGCCCCCCGACATCGCGGCGGCGGACAGGCAGAACCGGACCCACATATTGAGCTGAGCCTCCTTCGCCAGGCGCAGGTGCGAGTACAGAAGGTGCACCAAACGGTTGCTGGGGCAAGCCCAGAGCTCGATCTCGAACACCAGCAGGCCGTCGTCCTCTCGCGCACGGAACTGCACCTGGCCGGCCTCCATGTGACCGCGCAGGGTCACCAGGTGCAGACGATCGACGTCGCGGTGCACAACCTTGACGGGCCCGTTCCAGGGTCCTGGCATCTCCACCAGCATTTCGTCCGCGACGTCCAGGCCGTGGTCGCCGACCTCACCGGTGTGGATGTCGACCACCTCGGAGGGCACGAAGCGCTTGAAATCGCAGCAGACCCATTCGATGAGCCGGCCCGGACCGACCTCGGCATCGGCGATACGCACGCGAAAAAGACGGTGGAACAGGGGCCCGCAGCCGTTCTGCGCCAGCTGCACCCGGCTGTCGACCGCCTCGGGCGGCAGCTGCGGTGGAAAGTCGGTCGCGTCCCCCCGGCACTCGCCGCCCCGGTGCAGAGGCGTCGTCTCCCACAGATAGCGCCACGTCACGAGCAGCGTGCCCAGGAACCACCGCACGAGCACGGTGAGCATCCGAGGACAGTGCGTGCGCGTCATCCCTTGCCCTTAGCCTGGCGAACTACCATAAAGAACCATCAATATGTGCCTACCCGGATAAACGGGTACTCAACATGGTGATGTCGGCACAAGAAGGCTGCCCCCGGAGGCCCCCATGGTGGTCCAGCTCCTGCACCGCGCGGGTGTGCGGAGTGCTCATCTGCACCTCGCCTCGCTCGCCACCGTCGGCCTGTGCGTGACGCTGTGGGTGCGCGCGAAGACCGTCGACCAGGAGCAACGTGGGAACGCCGAGCGGCGCGCGCTCTTCGTGGGTCTGTGGCCGCCGACGCTGTGGCTGATCGGCGACTCGCTCGAAAGTCCGAGTGATCTCCTTGGGTGACTGGGCCTTCGGACGGCTCGACGCCGTAGAGGTGTGGCGAAACCTCACCGACGCGCGCGTGAACTACTCGACCGACGAGGTACGCCGGCCGACCTGGAACATCGACGTCCACCGCACCGCGCTGCCCGAGGAGCGACCAGGCCCGCCTGAGCCGGCGGGCCCATGGGAACAAGCCTGCCGCCTGGTCCGCGACTACGAGTTCTCGCCGCCGGAGATCGTGCGAGCGCTCTACGACCCGGCCGCACCGCTGCTCGGCCGCGACATGCTGCTGGAGGCACGATTCCACGGCATGCGCTTCTACTGCGGTGTGCGCGTCACCGAGGTGGTGGACGAGACCCGCGCCGGGACCGACCGCGTCTGGGGATGGGCTTACGAGACCTTGGAGGGCCACCTGGAACGCGGCAAGGCCACCTACGAGGTCGTGAAGCGGCAGGACACCGGTGAGGTGCTGTTCGTGGTCTCATGCCATTCGCAGGGCGCCCCGACCCTGGACCGGATCACCTTCCTCGGTTGGCGCCTGTTCGGCCGCCGCACCCAGCTACGGTTCTATCGCAGGTGTGCCGAACGGCTGCGCCTGTTCGTCGAGGCCGCGCTGCGCGGCGAGCACCCGCTGCCCGGTGCTCCCTCCACAGTCGGGCGTCTGGTGTGTGCCCCCTCCGACGCGAGGACGCACCGCCGGGACGCGCTGGCGCTCCACCGGGTCGCCCCGGAGTGAGGCGCAGGGGGCCGCTGGTGACGCCGAGCGAGGCGGCGACGGGCGACGCTGCGACGAGCGTCACGGTCGTGTGCCCTTGGCGGCGTGCGCTGGCACCATCATCGCGACCAGCACCGACTCCTACCGGCTCGTCAAGCACAACAAAGCCCTGGCCACCCGCTACGACAAACACGCCCGTCAATACCAGGCCATGATCAGGCCATGATCACGCTCACCATGCCGAGGGCACACGCAGGTGAGGGCGATACCGCTACCCGCGGATCGCCCTCACCTGGTACTCATCCCCGACGCGTGTGGAGCGAGGTCAGTCGCTCATCCCGGCATCTTCTTCGGAGTAGCTCAGCCCGATGACGCGCGCATACAGGTCGGCGAATTCCTCGCTGCGTTGCAAAGCCGCACGCTGGTTCAAAGGCACTGCACTGTCTGCCTCTCGAGCATCGGCTTCCAGGCCTTCGAAGTCGACCGTCGCCAACTCATGGCCCTCGGGCAGTTCCTCCTGCGCCATTTCGCCGCGCGCCTCTGCCAATTCGTCAGCACGTCCGAAGGCCTGGGCAAGCGCATCTGTCTCCCCGGGCGCGAGAAGGAAGTCGAGCACCTCGGTGGCGAACACCAAGTGATCCGTGATTTCCGCCTCGAAGGGCGGTCCGTCCGGATCACAGGCCTCCAGCGCCTCGCTGACCTCGTCCCGAAGGCCTGCAAGGTCAGGAGCCTCTCCTTGAAGCACGGCACGAGCGGCTGACGTGGCGTGTGCCAGCGCGTCCCGGGCCTGCCCGAACCACTGCTGGAACTTGGGGTCGGTGTGCCAGCTGCAGTACCTGACGAGCAGCAATGCCGCCATGGTCTGCTTGCCTGCCTCGTCCAGCCGTGCCACGCGGGTCATGAGGTCCTCTGCTTCGCTCATGGCCTGAACATCCTCTCACCCATGTACTGGAATCGTCCGTTCACTGTCTGCACCCAGCCCTTGAAGGTCTCACCCACCAGAGCCATCGCGCGCGATCTGAGCGAATTCTCGCAGTAGGCACAGACGTTTCGGTTCGCAGCACCCCCCAATACCGTCCAATTTTGCTTGTCGATGTAGTCGAGGGCCGTCATCTCCGCATGGCCCTTGCCGTTGGCGTAGACCTCACCCTCGCCCAGCTGATCCTTGATGGCCCGAGGGACGTAACGTCGGTTCGAGGCGACGACGGTCTTCACATTGCCTTCGCCATCAACCGCCTTGACCACGGCAGTGGTGTCGTTCTTGTAGGCGTATCCACCATCGCCGTCCTCCGGGCCCTTCCACAGACCCTTGTGCAGTTCCGTCGCACGGTCGTACGCCTCCTTCTCGTAATCGCAGTTGTGGACCAGGACGGCAGCCGTCCCGGCCTCCACGTAGTACGTGTGGAGGGTGCCGATCGTGAGGTCGTAGGTCGTGGTGTTCGCGTGGTACAGGCGGACACCCGTGACCTGGGCCGTGCCGGTCGGCGTCTGGAGGACGTCGCCCGCCTTCAGATCCTTGGCCTCGACGAAGGCCGACTGGGTCTCGTCGTAGAAGGGGTGGTGGAAGGTCGTCGTCAGGTGTGCGTCGTGCGAACCCCTCGCCACCGGGCTGGAAGCCGCCACGGGCGCCGTCGCCGGCTGGTGCGCGTCGCCGTGACCGTGACTGGCCGACAGCGCGCCCAGAATCGCGGCCGATGCCGCCAGGCCGAAGCCCGCCTTGCGGGCCGCCTTGCGGGCCAGCGTCTTCACGTCGGCCTTCACCGACTGCTTGCCCGCAGACTTGCCGTCGGCCTTGACCTCGAGGTCCACGAAGTCGTGGTCCGTGTGGGTCACGATCACCGCGGTGACCTTGTGGGACTCCGTACCTGCGACGCCGGGAACCGAGTTGGCGATGGTGTCGCCGACTCTGACCTGGTCGATGGCCTTGGTCGTGCCGCCGGCCATCAGCACCCGAGTACCTGCAGTGAAGCTGTGACAGGTCGCTCCGTCGGAATGCGACTGAGCCGAAGTCCCGGCTTCCTCCGCTTCCGCAGCGGATGCCGCTCCATCCGTGGCATCAGCCGCCGCTGATTCGCCGGCGTCCGTCACGCCCTTGCCGAACAGGCCGCCGACGACCTTCATCGCCTTCGGGGCCGCCTTGGCCAGCAGGGAGCCGCCGATCTTGCCGAGGATGCCGCCGGCCGCGCCGGCCACGGCACCCGTGACCGCCGAGCCCGCGAACGCACCGACGCTGCAGTCGCCGCCGCCGTTCTCCGCGCACTTGAAGCCCTGCTCGACCAGCGAGCCCGCCGCACCCGCGGCGGCCGCACAGCCGATCGAGCCGACGCCGCCGGTGATCGCCTCACAGCCGGCGAAGACCGCAGTGGAGACCACGAAGGAGGTGATCGCCGCGGCGTGGTGCTTGACGAACTTCGCCGCCGACTTCACGGCCTTGACGGTGGCGTGGTAGGCCGTCCTTGCCGCGTGGGCGACCGCGTGTGCGGCCTTCTTCACGGCGTGGGCGATCTTCTTCGCCGCCTTCTTCACCGCGTGCACCACACGGTGCACCGCATGCGAGATCTTGTGGTACGCGGAGTGAACCGCATGGACCACTCGGTGATAGATGCGTCTGACGTGTCTGGCCGCGTAGTGGTACACGCGCCGGACCACTCGCACGGTGGCGCGGTACACGTCCCGCACCCGGTGCGCGATCTTGTGCGCTGCGTGCTTGACCGCGTGGACCACCTTGCGGGCCACGTGCTTGATCGCGTGGTAGGCCTTGTGGACCGCGTGCTTGACGGCGTGCGCCACATGGTGGGCGACC of Streptomyces cynarae contains these proteins:
- a CDS encoding LamG domain-containing protein produces the protein MAGVVSRRGLLGGAALVGVGALAGVVQGAGTAVAEAPLDTPFTPVSAPHLLQAEQMVQYQRLLAAGHLPDGLVGHWPLDGTAADRSGYEHPVTLGSGATWTTLRAGGELSLDGTSGAYAATGSVLDTTAPFTVSAWVRLSDAASLSTMYTAVSQDGSMVSRFLLQYDDAAGTWAFKVRSADQSTKVSALAANPATLGLWTHLAGVWDGAQIHLYVNGTLEGSADSTLSWAATEGFNIGRAKWNSAPANRFNGAIDDVRAYGRALTADEVAVISGRTARANNVYLIGSPSSVTWGTPDDPTTWIAHARCSSFLTRVLKHTYGWATDDYFTQYFQDTIPEAADYRKAFADGTAGPHFRRIRKVTDLRPGDLIAIDYNGQVADNTGHIVMVREVKGTFTGTADFTGETQYAVEIIDCTSDPHGVYGLSNYPAYPDSRMVSNVTGENFQGVGIGHMMFYASDATGEFSRYRWSVNTSKTTAENLTVTDRPIAAARVV
- a CDS encoding DUF1990 domain-containing protein produces the protein MISLGDWAFGRLDAVEVWRNLTDARVNYSTDEVRRPTWNIDVHRTALPEERPGPPEPAGPWEQACRLVRDYEFSPPEIVRALYDPAAPLLGRDMLLEARFHGMRFYCGVRVTEVVDETRAGTDRVWGWAYETLEGHLERGKATYEVVKRQDTGEVLFVVSCHSQGAPTLDRITFLGWRLFGRRTQLRFYRRCAERLRLFVEAALRGEHPLPGAPSTVGRLVCAPSDARTHRRDALALHRVAPE
- the ltaE gene encoding low-specificity L-threonine aldolase, which codes for MDNVIDLRSDTVTRPTDPMRAAMARAEVGDDVFGDDPAVNALQERVAELLGFPAALFVSSGTQSNLCALLSHCGRGDEYIAGWNAHVYSHEGGGAAALGGIQPQPLPHQEDGTLDLTHIEAAVKPDDPHFARTRLLCLENTFGGMAIPPEYLESATAVARKHRLATHLDGARLFNAAVAGGGDPYAGARKIAEHFDSVSVCFSKGLGAPVGSVLLGSRELVSEARRWRKVLGGGMRQAGVLAAAASYALDHHVERLAEDHANAALFAEALDGVPGIEVGAARTNMVFARAVAGVTPQDLVERLAARGVLCTGGPQFRFVFHLDVSREDAERAAIVVRETLADSTV
- a CDS encoding aldo/keto reductase gives rise to the protein MHTRRIGDVEVSAIGLGGMPMSIEGRPEEARSLATIHAALDAGVTLIDTADAYHRDAGEVGHNETLIAKALASHALGGDVLVATKGGHLRPGDGSWTQDGSPKHIKEACEASLRRLGVEAIGLYQFHRPDPKVPYAESVGAVRELLDEGKIRMAGISNADPDQIRQADEILGGRLVSVQNQFSPAFRSSEPELQLCDELGIAFLPWSPLGGISRARELGSAYAPFARVAEAHDVSPQQVCLAWMLAKSPIVVPIPGASRPETIRDSAAAAELKLTDEEIAELDAV
- a CDS encoding DUF1990 domain-containing protein, yielding MLTVLVRWFLGTLLVTWRYLWETTPLHRGGECRGDATDFPPQLPPEAVDSRVQLAQNGCGPLFHRLFRVRIADAEVGPGRLIEWVCCDFKRFVPSEVVDIHTGEVGDHGLDVADEMLVEMPGPWNGPVKVVHRDVDRLHLVTLRGHMEAGQVQFRAREDDGLLVFEIELWACPSNRLVHLLYSHLRLAKEAQLNMWVRFCLSAAAMSGGRPVDGVHIRTRWLEPPGRTPVRPLASAGKSSPGGAQSQQAPSSGGFGEPGASRDHP